The DNA region ATGCTGATATTCGCCGCGTTCGACCTGAGCCCCGCGCTTGCCGTTTCCGTGCGCTCAACGAGGGAGAATTGTGCGCTCACCGTACCCTCGATGGACTTGAGGTTCGCCGTCATTTCATTGATCGCCGCCGCGCTCTGTGTCATGCCGGAAGAGAGGAGCTCGCTTTGCTCGCGCGAACGGTCCACGTTGTCCCGGACCGCGGAAAGCAGCGAGCGTATCTTTTCCGCGAACGTGTTGAAGCTCGCGGCAAGAACGCCGAACTCGTCGTGCGTTCGTATATCGAGGCGTTTGGTGAGATCGGCTTCGCCGCTCGCGATATCGCGGAGCATTCTGTTCACATGGTTCATCGGGCGCATGATCGCCGAAAGAAAAAGATACATGACGGCGATGGTCACGACGGTGAGCATGATCATCACGACCTGTATGAGGATAATGGTGCCGTGGAAAAGCTTGGTCAGTTCGCTTTCCCTGACCGCCTCGACGACTGTCCACTTCCACGGATCGAAATTGCGGAAGAGCGACCATTTCTTTTCACCCTTATAGGTATAGCGTATTGACCCGGAGCGCTGTTGCAGCATCTGCGCAATGAATGGTTCGTTGGTCACATCCGTACTGCCTCGTGGGAGCGACGGGTGCATGACAATAATGCCGCTTTCGTCGATGATGTACGGATAATACGCCGCATTCGTTTTGCCGGCGAAGTACAGCTTTGAAAGCTGATCGATAAGCGAACTTTGGAAGGCGCTTTGGTAGTCATCGGCCATGCCGGTCGCAGCAAGATCGTCATGCTTCTGCTTGAGCATGTCCATAATGATGTCGATATCGCCGCTGAAATCCTCGTGCTGAAGCGTGAACGCGAGCCGATTCATAGCCGTGTACGATACGATGCCGAGTATCACCATGACCGTTGCGTATGATACGATGATGAGGAACAGTATCTTGATCTTTACCGATAATCGATGCATGGAGCCTCCGCGCCCTTAAGACAGAAAATCCCGGCGTCCCCGCATGGGGAACGCCGGGATATGCGAACGTGTCTATTTCGCGTCTGCGAGAAAAATACCGCAACCGATGAGCACATCCTTGCCGGGAACCTTCATGACGAACGAAGTCTTTGTCTGTATGGCCTTCGTTGTCGGTACGCGGTTCTTGTAGGTCGGCGTCCAGAGCCCGCCGCCTTTGTCCGATTTCGCTGTCTTCACGATGTCGAGGATATAGAGCTTCCCGTCGATATCCTTCTGCTCGATCCAGTTCTTGCCCACTTTCTCGTTGAGCATGCCGTGCGCGAGGCATACACCGGTGAAATTGTACATGAAAACGTAGTAATCGCCGTCGACGAACTGTCCCTTCTTGTCGTGGAACGCAGCCACCGCTTTCGCCTCACCGTTCGCCTGATAGAATGCGACGGCTTTCTTTACGATAGCCTCCGCTTTCGCCTTGTCCGTTGCCGCCGGAAAAAGCATTCCCGTGACCGCGAGCGCGCACAGCATCGTGATGATCTTTCGTGCCATACGATCCTCCTTATTCAATATTTTTTCTATAACAGACGTTCGCTACGCCGTTATATTCGCTCAAATCGATGTAAGTATAGCGCCGTTCCATGAATTGTCAAGGAAAACGGCACGTTCGTGGCAGAATGTCATTTTCCCGATCATAGGATATACTTGTATGCAGGTAAAGATATGAAAATATTGTTCATCGGCGGTACGGGAAACATATCGCGGGCATGTACGGCGCATGCCGCAGCCGCGGGATATGACGTTTGGGTCCTCAATAGAGGCACGAGGGATGTCCCGCTTCCGTCGGCGGCACATTCGATCATCGGCGATATTACCAGGGCGGAGACACATGCCGAGTTGGCCAAGCATTCCTTCGATGTGGTCGTGGACTGGATAGCGTATACGCCGGAAGAAATAGAGCGTGATATTCGGCTCTTTCGCGGACGGACGGGGCAGTACGTGTTCATAAGCTCAGCATCATGCTACGAGCGAGCGCCCAGGCATTATATCATCACCGAGGATACACCGCTCAGGAACCCTTACTGGACGTATTCGCAGAAGAAGATAGCCTGCGAAGAGCTGCTCATGCGCGCGTACCGGGACGAACATTTTCCCGTCACGATACTCCGCCCGTCGCTCACCTATGGGGACGGCTGGATACCAGCAGCGCTCGGCGGCACCGATTATACCATCATCGATCGTCTTCGAACGGGCAGGGACATCATCATTCATGGCGACGGGACATCGCTTTGGGAAATGACGCATAATACCGACTTCGCCTCTGGATTCACGGGGCTGCTCGGCAATGCGAAGGCCGTCGGCGAGGCGTTCCATATCACCTCCGGCGAGGTGCTCACGTGGAACGATATCTACCGGATGATCGCAGAGGCCGCAGGCACAGCGCTTTCCGCCGTCCATATCCCTTCCGACTTCATCGCTTCCGTCGACGCTGAATTCGGCGCACGCCTTCACGGTGATAAAGCGGTAAGCATCGTATTCGATAATGCGAAGATAAAACGTTTTGTCCCTTCATACAGGGCGCAAGTCAAGTTCTGTGACGGCATACAAAAGGCGGTATCGTGGTTCGATGCGGATGCAACACGGTGTGTGGTGAATGAGAAGATGAACGCACGTATCGATGCCGTACTCGATGCGTACGGGGCGTGACTATAGAAACTCCCGTAAAAAGGACACTTTGCCACGAACGGTATACTACTCATACTTCCGTATGATATCGCCTGAATTCAGAAAAATCATACTTTTGTATGATGGACAAATCCATTGTTCTCGCGTATACTGTTGCCGGTATCGATCAAAGTAAAAGGAGTGTTCAATGAAACGAATCGCTGTTCTCTCATCTCTCAGTGTCGTCCTTCTCATGATCATGAGTTGTGCGGCCCCCATGGCGTACAGGGAAGAGGTGAAAAAGGTGAAAAAGGTCGCCGTGATAAGCGTCGGGGCGAACTCCCTCATTTTCCACGCAGAAACAGGCACCTACAATGCTCCGGAGAAAGAAGATGCACGGGTCGCGGAGCGGAGAAAAGAATCAGGCTTCGGAACGGATTCTACCCCGGACTGCATTAACCAGATACTCGCTGCAGCCTATGATACGGTCAGGGAAGAGTTCAAAGCGATACCTCACTGGCAGATCATCCCTGTTGAAGCCATTAAGGACAACGCCGCCTATAAGGCCGCTGTCGGCGATCTGACCAATGTACAATACTACATCCCCAGCGCAACACTGCCCGGGACGAAGTTCTTCGATGCGTTCAATGCGGATTCTGAGACGGCACGCCCCTCCTGGCACCGCATGGCCGATCTTGCAAGGGCGCTCGATGTCGATGCGGTCATGGTCGTGTACACATCACTTGCGTACAAGCCGACCGGCATGGGCTTCGGTCTCAATTTCGGGTTCGTAAAGTCGATGGGTCAGCCGGTGGTCGGCATGTCGATCAATGTCATTACCCGCGAGACCAATACCGCCATCTGGGCAAGGACCGGTCTTAAGTTCAACGGTGAAGAAGTGAAAATGATGCTGAGCGGAAAAGTAAATTTCACCAAGGATGAACCCGCAGTCATGGCCTCGTACAACAAAGCGGTCAAAGCAAGCGTCAAGAGCATCATGAGCACGGTCGTCGAAGAGATGAACGCGAAGTAATCGTCTCACACACTGAAAACAACGGCGGCTTGTCTGATGACGGCCGTCGTTTTTTTTTCGCCCAACATGCAGCAAGGAGCATGCAATGAGTACCCTGATCGCGCGCGTTCCTATATTCATACTGATGATGTTCATGTCCGTCGGCTGTGCGACCATTTCGAACAGGGACGATGTGTGCGCGATACGTACGATCGCCATCGTCAGCATGAGCATCAACGCGGAACCGTTCAATGTGAACGGCGCGATGCAGAAAGCCGTCGACGGTCGGTCGGCGGCGATGAGCGCTTCCCCGAGCCCGGCAGATACAACACGGTCATCGCTCGGCATCATTCTCGTGAATTTCTCGGCCATTGTCAAGGAGGAGTTCCAGGCGCTGCCGCACTGGCGGCTCGTGCCCATCGAGCTGGCGAAGGACATGGCAGCGTACAAGGCCGCGCCGGGCGAGCCTATTGAGGGCCCTGGTCAGGATCCGAGCATGGTCATTCCCGATACCAGGTATTTCGACCCGTTCCGCAAGGATAAGCGATATGCGGCGATATCACGGAGCAATCTGACCGTTCTCTGCAACGGTCTCGGTATGGATGCGGTCATGGTCATTCGCCAGGAGCTTGCCTATAGACCGGCGGTCCTTCGGCCTGCGGGCGGGGGCGACCGCACGGGCGTGAAGTCCCTTGGAACGCCGATGGTCGGAACGGCTATTGCGGTCATCACGAAAGAAGGGAGAGCGGCGGTATGGATGCCCGCAAGCATTGAGGATGCGGCGGAGGATGTGCCGATGCTCGAGTCCGGCAGGGTCAATTTTACCGGCGATGACGCGAAATGCGTCGTTTCATACAACAAGGCGATCGCGGCGAGCGTGAAGTCGCTTGTGAAGCGTATCGTTGAAGAGATGAACGCGAAATAGTTTCTCGTTAGGAATAACAGCGGCGGCTGGTCTTCTGACCGGTCGCCGTTTTTTTATTATCCGTTCAATTCCGAGAAGAGCTTGCTGCGTGCTGTAAGCGCATGCTCTACGATGGCGGCAAGCGGCACGTCCGCTTTATCCTTGTCCCGCCGCAGTTTGAACTCGGCGGTGCCGGCGGCCACTCCGCGTTTGCCTATCGTGATGCGGATGGGTATGCCGATAAGGTCCGCGTCATTGAACTTGACACCGGGGCGTTCATCGCGGTCATCGAGAAGTACATCCGCTCCGGCTCGGGAAAGTTCATTATACACGCGCTCCGCTTCGTCCATGATCGATCTGTCCTTGTCGAGCGCGCAGATGATCATTTCATACGGTGCCACCGATATCGGGAATATTATCCCCTTCTCGTCATGATGCTGTTCGATGACGGCGGCAAGCGTGCGGTTCACGCCGATGCCGTAGCAGCCCATGGTGGGCATGAGCGGCTTGTTCGTCTCATCGAGCACGGTGACATTGAACGCTTCGGTGTATTTTTTTCCGAGCTTGAAGATATGTCCGAGCTCAAGACCGCGCTTGGAGAGGAGCTTCCCGCCGCACTGAATGCAGTTGTCACCCGCTTTCACGCGGCGAAAGTCGGCAAATTCCTTCACGGTAAAATCGCGGCCGTGGTTCACATTGATGATATGCTTGTCATCGGCATTCGCGCCGGTAACGCCATTGATGACGGTCTTGATCGAATGATCGGCGATGACCGGGACGTCCATTTTCAGACCGACCGGCCCGGCGAAACCGACGCGCGCACCGGTGACCGTACGCACGAGCGCATCATCGGCAAGGACGATCTCTTCACCCCCGAAATAATTCGCCAGTTTTGTTTCGTTCACATCGAGATCGCCGCGTATGAGAACGACGACGGGGCTGCCATCCTCCCGCTTGTAAATGAGCGTTTTGATGAACTGCGATGCCTCGATCTTGAAGAACGCTTCGAGGTCCTTTATCGTCGCTACGTTCGGCGTATCGACAACGGCCTTCTCCTTCTGTGCGCAATCGGCGATGTATTCGTTCTTGCATTCGGCCTTCTCGACATTGGCGCGATAATCGCAATCGGTGCAGAATATTATCTCCTCTTCACCGACATCGGAGAGCACCATGAACTCCTCGCTGCCGCTGCCGCCCATGGCGCCGGAATCCGCCTTTACCGAAACGACATCGATGCCCATGCGCGAGAAGATGCGCTTGTAGGTGTCGCTCATCTGAGCATAGGTGACATCGAGCGATGCGTCGTCGGTATGGAAGGAGTAGGCGTCCTTCATGACGAATTCGCGCGAGCGAATGACGCCGAAGCGCGGGCGTATCTCGTCGCGGAATTTCGTGTGTATCTGATAGAGATTGAGCGGGAGCTGGCGGTATGACTGTATCTCGCGTTTGACGATATCGGTGAACGCCTCTTCATGCGTCGCGCCGAGCGCCGTATCCACGCCGTGCCTGTCCTTGAGACGGAAAAGCTCCTGGCGGAAAATATCCCAGCGTCCGCTCGGGGTAAGGAGCTCCCGGGGGAGCAGTATCGGGAAGACGAATTCCTGGGCGCCCGCGCGGTCCATCTCTTCGCGTATGATATTCGTTACTTTACGCAGCGCTTTGACGCCGAGGGGAAGATACGTATAGAGGCCGCTTGCGAGCATGCGCATTATCGCCGCGCGGAGCATGAGGGCATGGCTCGGTATCTGCGCCTCGGCAGGGGCTTCCTTCAATGTGGGGGCGAACAGTCTGCTTACGCGCATAACTACCTCGTTTTTCAGAACGGCGACGATTGTATCAGCGGCGGATGAAAATGTAAACCGCTATTTCCCGAACATCTCGTCGATTTCGATAATGAATGCAAGCTGTTTCATGAAACGTTCATTCGCCGGTATCATCAGTTCACATCTCCCCAGTAGATATTCCTGTCATGCATGCGTATCCGATCCAACAGCACCTTCGGATATACCGCATATTCCGGCGCGGCTATGTCGACCCAGACAATACCGTCCTGGCCGCCGTCAAGATGCGATGCATTCTCCATGTTCGGGCGTGTAAGAAGCTCGCATTCGAACATGAATTCCACCTGATGCAGATCATCCGCTTCCTTGAACTCGTGGTTACGCGCGATGTATTCCCGTATGTAAGTCAGTCCCTGTACGGCGACTTCTGCGCCGATCTCTTCGCGGCATTCGCGCTTGACCGCATCGATGAACGTTTCGTTCTTTTCCTGACCGCCGCCGGGAAGTATGCAGTAGTGTCCGCCCGCGCCGGTCTTCCGGATACACAGCAGCCTATTGTTCTCAATGATGATAGCCTTCGCTGAATTGCGTACTGGATACATCGCCACTCCTTCGTCTTACTGCCGGTCGGCGTACGTCACTTGCCTGTTCGATATCGTAATACTATATTGTCCTCGAGCGCACGTTCTTGAAATAATCTTCGTGCCGCGGCCGCGGCATCTTTTTTGTTCTTTGTCTTTTCCGACTTCACATATGCAGCGCATCCGGCCATGACATTTCGGAGCGCTTCGAGCGGGAGGAGATTCGCCGCCAGGCAATAGAAGCTTTTCGACCGGCCGTCATCATATCGATGCAGGAGCTCTTCGAGGATACGCATCCGCTTGCGCAGTTCATGGACATGGCTTTTGACGCCGTTCTTTGCGATCGATTTTAAATTCGTCAGCGTATTCTGATGGGTCACGAATGAGTCGGCCGTATCCCAGGACGCGAGCTTCTTACAGGGGAGGTCGCTGCAGTCCCCGCAAGTCTCATAGCCGTTGCTCTTTACGCAGCACGTTACGATCGAACATGACGGATGTTTCAGATGGAAGCTCTTGCCGAAGCAGCCCGGACAGCGCGAGGGACCTTTGGTGTGATATCGGGGGCAGAGACCGCACTGTATCCCGCAGCAGCCGATCGTCGGATGTTTTTTCATGCGGCCCCGAGGGAACGGTGAATGGCCGATCACTTGTCCGCTCCACCCGCTTGTTGGGCCGATTTTATTATTACTCCGAAATATATATAATCATAAGTATAATCACATACAAAATATAGATCACAAAATATATTCTTAATAAAGGATAAATAATAAATATTAACTTCTGTAAAATATGTAATACTTAATATATTATTTCTAAGTTTATCACTAATACTTAATGATAGTCTTTTTATTATTGTATCTTCGGAATTTAATGAATATAATAAGTATTGATATATGTAGTAAAATGATGAAATTATAGGCAAATCAATCTTTAAATATATATTATTTAATATTGCTGTTGCAGCTATTCCAATCGCATTACCTTCATTGTAGATAGAAATACAATTCCGAAAAGGGCTCCAAGTCATCATGTAAGGCAAATATACGCCTCCATAATAACTGATATTATCATTTTCATGCATTTTCCACCAATCATTATAATGTTTATACGTTACAATATTGTTACCTATCGCAACTCCATACCCATAGTTGCCAGATGTCATTTTACATATTTTCATGTTATTGTCTAGCATATTATTATATTCGGATTTATATTCTATTAAAAATATATTTGATATTTCATCTTTTGGATATGTATTAATTGAGTAAAATACAATGAATATTATTATTGGATATATTTTATTCATTTTTATATCGGCCCAACGGAAGGGTGAGCGATTCGTGTACTCACGAATTCGCTCCACCCGCTTGT from Spirochaetota bacterium includes:
- a CDS encoding methyl-accepting chemotaxis protein yields the protein MHRLSVKIKILFLIIVSYATVMVILGIVSYTAMNRLAFTLQHEDFSGDIDIIMDMLKQKHDDLAATGMADDYQSAFQSSLIDQLSKLYFAGKTNAAYYPYIIDESGIIVMHPSLPRGSTDVTNEPFIAQMLQQRSGSIRYTYKGEKKWSLFRNFDPWKWTVVEAVRESELTKLFHGTIILIQVVMIMLTVVTIAVMYLFLSAIMRPMNHVNRMLRDIASGEADLTKRLDIRTHDEFGVLAASFNTFAEKIRSLLSAVRDNVDRSREQSELLSSGMTQSAAAINEMTANLKSIEGTVSAQFSLVERTETASAGLRSNAANISMSIQQLLGRTDELTGIIQNNATSVEQMASSVEEMNATIESVNNVADKANVTATELSTVSESSKHLMEKTTQNMSGVLTAVGIINEFVGMISNVAAQTNLLAMNAAIEAAHAGEQGKGFAVVAEEIRKLSDISNKQADEAKKSLKAIEQNIKTTARDLEETGRNFSIVSAESQNLSGIVAQVKHAADEQSSGASEMLSAIASISSITGTVKKSYEEITRALSAMKSEFGSFESFAKTTTDSVGELKHLSGEIQTSMNEMGSGAVEVNTAIQEILKLTSKTTESIAKLEDEIRRYTIDAEPVKKLSGV
- a CDS encoding cache domain-containing protein; translated protein: MARKIITMLCALAVTGMLFPAATDKAKAEAIVKKAVAFYQANGEAKAVAAFHDKKGQFVDGDYYVFMYNFTGVCLAHGMLNEKVGKNWIEQKDIDGKLYILDIVKTAKSDKGGGLWTPTYKNRVPTTKAIQTKTSFVMKVPGKDVLIGCGIFLADAK
- a CDS encoding SDR family oxidoreductase → MKILFIGGTGNISRACTAHAAAAGYDVWVLNRGTRDVPLPSAAHSIIGDITRAETHAELAKHSFDVVVDWIAYTPEEIERDIRLFRGRTGQYVFISSASCYERAPRHYIITEDTPLRNPYWTYSQKKIACEELLMRAYRDEHFPVTILRPSLTYGDGWIPAALGGTDYTIIDRLRTGRDIIIHGDGTSLWEMTHNTDFASGFTGLLGNAKAVGEAFHITSGEVLTWNDIYRMIAEAAGTALSAVHIPSDFIASVDAEFGARLHGDKAVSIVFDNAKIKRFVPSYRAQVKFCDGIQKAVSWFDADATRCVVNEKMNARIDAVLDAYGA
- a CDS encoding proline--tRNA ligase, which encodes MRVSRLFAPTLKEAPAEAQIPSHALMLRAAIMRMLASGLYTYLPLGVKALRKVTNIIREEMDRAGAQEFVFPILLPRELLTPSGRWDIFRQELFRLKDRHGVDTALGATHEEAFTDIVKREIQSYRQLPLNLYQIHTKFRDEIRPRFGVIRSREFVMKDAYSFHTDDASLDVTYAQMSDTYKRIFSRMGIDVVSVKADSGAMGGSGSEEFMVLSDVGEEEIIFCTDCDYRANVEKAECKNEYIADCAQKEKAVVDTPNVATIKDLEAFFKIEASQFIKTLIYKREDGSPVVVLIRGDLDVNETKLANYFGGEEIVLADDALVRTVTGARVGFAGPVGLKMDVPVIADHSIKTVINGVTGANADDKHIINVNHGRDFTVKEFADFRRVKAGDNCIQCGGKLLSKRGLELGHIFKLGKKYTEAFNVTVLDETNKPLMPTMGCYGIGVNRTLAAVIEQHHDEKGIIFPISVAPYEMIICALDKDRSIMDEAERVYNELSRAGADVLLDDRDERPGVKFNDADLIGIPIRITIGKRGVAAGTAEFKLRRDKDKADVPLAAIVEHALTARSKLFSELNG
- a CDS encoding NUDIX domain-containing protein, producing the protein MYPVRNSAKAIIIENNRLLCIRKTGAGGHYCILPGGGQEKNETFIDAVKRECREEIGAEVAVQGLTYIREYIARNHEFKEADDLHQVEFMFECELLTRPNMENASHLDGGQDGIVWVDIAAPEYAVYPKVLLDRIRMHDRNIYWGDVN
- a CDS encoding DUF3795 domain-containing protein, with protein sequence MKKHPTIGCCGIQCGLCPRYHTKGPSRCPGCFGKSFHLKHPSCSIVTCCVKSNGYETCGDCSDLPCKKLASWDTADSFVTHQNTLTNLKSIAKNGVKSHVHELRKRMRILEELLHRYDDGRSKSFYCLAANLLPLEALRNVMAGCAAYVKSEKTKNKKDAAAAARRLFQERALEDNIVLRYRTGK